One genomic segment of Stigmatopora argus isolate UIUO_Sarg chromosome 18, RoL_Sarg_1.0, whole genome shotgun sequence includes these proteins:
- the LOC144093153 gene encoding uncharacterized protein LOC144093153, with protein MSSRGRAPPSGGSVHREEEPSVLACAPAERANDRTNERTSHRSRTLSSATTRQAGVGVGGPNLVLDDADDTDDDDDVYLQNGPACPPARDMRFFVVLQWHSTSFAGIRRSPTTDDDDDERAALCLAPHAATMDNNAAEKVCEGARDGKVSPRAPAIKPSGGAQPDGANGQNSPKSPSGQALPGKVAGDAHKVKKVAVVRSSPKSPGSLKTRSPAPLAAAPPIADLKTVKSKVGSTKNLKHQPGGGNVQILDQKVDYSNVQSKCGSKANIKHMPGGGNVQILDKKLDLASVQARCGSKDNMKHTPGGGKVQIVHKKVDLGSVSSKCGSKDNIRHKPGGGNVEIKSEKLEFKVQSKVGSLGNINHVPGGGQKKIESHKLSFRESAKARTDHGAEIVSLEDSPTGELSAVSSSGSLNMADPPQLSTLADQVSASLAQQGL; from the exons ATGTCGAGTCGGGGGCGCGCGCCCCCCAGCGGCGGGAGCGTGCACCGCGAGGAGGAGCCGTCCGTGCTTGCGTGCGCGCCTGCCGAGCGAGCGAACGACCGAACGAACGAGCGAACGAGCCACCGCAGCCGCACACTTAGCAG TGCCACGACGCGACAGGccggggtgggggtggggggtccgAATTTGGTTCTAGACGACGCGGACGACacagacgacgacgacgacgtgtATTTGCAAAATGGGCCCGCTTGCCCGCCCGCGCGCGACATGCGCTTTTTTGTCGTCCTCCAATGGCACTCGACGTCTTTTGCTGGAATCCGAC GTTCTCCCACcaccgacgacgacgacgacgagcgcGCGGCCCTTTGTCTGGCGC CTCACGCCGCCACCATGGACAACAACGCCGCCGAGAAGGTATGCGAAGGCGCCCGCGACGGGAAGGTGTCCCCACGAGCTCCCGCCATCAAACCCTCGGGCGGAGCTCAGCCGG ACGGCGCCAACGGGCAGAACAGCCCCAAGTCGCCTTCCGGCCAGGCGCTCCCCGGCAAGGTGGCGGGCGACGCCCACAAGGTCAAGAAGGTGGCGGTGGTGCGGAGTTCCCCCAAATCGCCCGGCTCCCTCAAGACGCGGTCCCCGGCCCCCCTGGCCGCCGCCCCTCCCATAGCCGACCTCAAGACGGTCAAGTCCAAGGTGGGCTCCACCAAAAACCTCAAGCACCAGCCCGGCGGCGGCAAC GTGCAGATCCTGGACCAGAAGGTGGACTACAGCAACGTGCAGTCCAAGTGCGGCTCCAAGGCCAACATCAAGCACATGCCCGGCGGGGGCAAC GTCCAAATCCTGGACAAGAAGCTGGACCTGGCCAGCGTCCAAGCACGCTGCGGCTCCAAAGACAACATGAAGCACACACCGGGGGGCGGCAAG GTCCAAATCGTCCACAAAAAGGTGGACCTGGGCAGCGTGTCGTCCAAGTGCGGCTCCAAAGACAACATCCGTCACAAGCCAG GAGGCGGCAACGTCGAGATTAAAAGCGAGAAGTTGGAGTTCAAAGTTCAGTCCAAGGTGGGCTCGCTGGGCAACATCAACCACGTCCCTGGGGGAGGACAGAaaaag ATCGAGAGCCACAAGCTGAGCTTCCGCGAGAGCGCCAAGGCGCGCACGGACCACGGCGCTGAGATCGTCTCGCTGGAGGACTCGCCCACCGGGGAGCTCAGCGCCGTCTCGTCGTCCGGCAGCCTCAACATGGCCGACCCCCCGCAGTTGTCCACGCTGGCCGACCAGGTCAGCGCCTCGCTGGCCCAGCAGGGGCTGTGA